A single window of Flavobacterium sp. 140616W15 DNA harbors:
- a CDS encoding nitronate monooxygenase family protein, whose protein sequence is MNKITTLFNIKYPIIQAGMIWNSGYKLASAVSNAGGLGIIGAGSMYPEVLREHIQKCKKATSKPFGVNVPMLYPNIDEIINIIIDEGVKIVFTSAGNPKTWTSFLKEKGITVVHVVSSTIFALKAQEAGVDAIVAEGFEAGGHNGRDETTTFTLIPMVREKITIPLIAAGGIATGKGMLAAMILGADGVQVGSRFAASTESSAHENFKQTIVDVKEGGTQLTLKELAPVRLIKNKFYQDVQALYEKCPTKEELVALLGRARAKRGMFEGDLEEGELEIGQIAGLIHDIKPAADIIEEMISDFEEARKQTLNLDF, encoded by the coding sequence ATGAATAAAATAACAACTCTATTTAATATAAAGTATCCAATAATTCAGGCAGGAATGATTTGGAATAGTGGCTATAAGCTGGCAAGTGCAGTAAGTAACGCAGGTGGCTTAGGGATAATAGGAGCAGGCTCGATGTACCCAGAAGTATTACGGGAACATATTCAGAAATGTAAAAAAGCAACTTCAAAGCCCTTTGGAGTAAATGTACCCATGTTGTATCCTAACATTGACGAAATCATAAATATAATTATTGATGAAGGAGTGAAAATTGTATTTACATCGGCAGGAAACCCAAAAACATGGACATCTTTTTTAAAAGAAAAAGGGATTACGGTTGTGCATGTGGTAAGTAGTACTATTTTTGCCTTAAAAGCTCAAGAAGCAGGCGTAGATGCTATTGTAGCCGAAGGTTTTGAAGCAGGAGGGCATAATGGTCGTGACGAAACAACAACTTTTACATTGATTCCGATGGTTCGTGAAAAAATTACTATTCCGCTTATAGCTGCGGGAGGAATCGCAACAGGAAAAGGAATGCTTGCGGCAATGATTCTAGGCGCAGATGGAGTTCAGGTAGGTAGTCGTTTTGCAGCTTCAACAGAATCTTCAGCACATGAAAACTTCAAGCAAACAATTGTTGATGTTAAAGAGGGAGGTACTCAACTGACATTGAAGGAACTGGCTCCAGTACGATTAATTAAGAATAAATTTTATCAAGATGTTCAGGCATTGTATGAAAAGTGCCCAACAAAAGAAGAACTTGTAGCGCTTTTAGGAAGAGCAAGAGCAAAACGTGGCATGTTTGAAGGAGATTTAGAAGAAGGAGAATTAGAAATCGGACAAATAGCAGGACTTATTCATGATATTAAACCCGCTGCAGACATTATTGAGGAGATGATTTCAGATTTCGAAGAAGCACGTAAACAAACATTAAATTTAGATTTTTAA